A stretch of DNA from Pirellulales bacterium:
CAGCCTTGCAGTTCGATCAGGTGGTTGACTGCATTCTTCGGCCCTCGAATTGCCCAGTCAAGAAGAAATGCCCCACGCGCCACGCAAACTGCATGTGCGTGGCTTCTCTCAAGTTGCGGCCGCACACCGGTCGTAACGGGCGGGGGAGATATGCCGACGTTGATGCGACTCGACTCACAGTACCTGATTCAATGAATGCGTGACTTGCAAACACTTGAATTCGTGGCGCGATCCTGGCGGTGGAGAACGATGGGAATCGACAGGGTGAATATTCAAGCGACCGTTAGCGCAAGTTGAACGTATTCGGGCGGCGCCATGTGTATGACAAACAAAATGGACAAGGGGCGATCGCGAGCCAGCCGCAAATCGCGTACCGACCAGCGCCGGAGTGGGACACTTGCGCGATGACGCATAGCGCATCGCTGGCAACAACGGTGCATTGCCTGTCTACTAGGTCGCCAGCCAGCCAGCGACCTGTTTTGCCCAGTAGGTGAGGATCACGCTGGCGCCCGCCCGGCGGATGGCGATGAGCGACTCCAGCGCCGCTGCCTGCTCGTCGATCCAACCGTTTTGCGCGGCCGCCTTGATCATGCTGTACTCGCCCGACACGTTGTAGGCGGCGAGCGGGACACCTGGGAAAGCGTCGGCCACCTGTCGGATGATATCGAGATAGGCGAGCGCCGGTTTGACCATCACCAAGTCGGCGCCTTCCGCCAGGTCTAACGCCACCTCGCGCAACGCTTGCCCCGCGCCGGCCGCCGGATCCATTTGATAGCCGCGCCGGTCGCCGAATTGCGGTGCGCTGTCCGCCGCTTCGCGGAAGGGGCCATAGAACGCGCTAGCGTATTTGGCGGCGTAGCTCATGATCGGCAAATGATCGTAACCTGCCGTATCGAGCGCGCCGCGGATCGCGCCGACCATGCCATCCATCATGCCGCTCGGCGCCACCAAATCGACCCCCGCTTTAGCGTGGGTCACCGCCTGACGCCCCAGCAACTCGAGTGTCGAATCGTTTTCGACATCCACGCGCCCCATGCGATCGTTGACCAGCCCGCAATGTCCGTGCTGCGTGTACTCGCAAAAGCAAATGTCGGAGATCACCAGCAGTTGCGGCGCGGCCTGCTTCACCGCGCGAACGGCGCGCTGCACGATGCCTTGATCGCTCACTGCATCGCTGCCGGTGGCGTCTTTGTGCTCCGGAATGCCAAACAGAATCACACCGCCCAGACCCAGGCGAACGGCTTCGGCCGCTTCGGCCGCCAGATCGTCCAGGGCGAGTTGCGCGTGCGGCGGCATCGACGCAATCGGCTGGCGCTGCGCCAGTTGGTCGCGGACGAACAGCGGCAGAATGAGTTGACCCGGCTCGATGTTCACGTCGCGAGCCAACGCTCGAAGTTGCGGATTCTGCCGCAGGCGCCGCATACGAGTCGTCGGAAAGTGTGGACTGGCCGCCTGGCCGACAGGACCAGGAAACGATGCGTCGTTCATGCGATCATTCTTGAGTTGGGGGAGTCATGGCGTCGGCGGCCCGCGCGACAGCGGCCGCTTTTCGAACCAATAGCATCGCAGGGGGCGATGCTTCGCCGCCAGGTTCCAAGGTGACGACGTGGAATGGGCGCGTCGTTTCGCCCACCCATTCTCGCGCGGTGAGAAAAATTTCCCGCTCAGTTTGACCCTCGGGAATCAGTACGCCGTTCAAACCGATGTTGTCGATGATGACGCCGTGCGGCAAATTCTCCGCGTCGAGTTCCACGCGCCCCGCAAACCCGCTGCGCTCAATCTTCAATTTCGCGACGACACTGCCGCCAGGCGCCAACTGGATCTCCGCAGGCTCGATGCGAACAGTCACCGATGGCTTGCCGCCAAGTTTCAGTTCGCCAAGACCGCCAACCTCGCGCGTGACCAGCGAGCCTTGCACGATGCTCGTGGCAGTTACCCGGCTCGCCTTGGCGTTGTCCGCGGTTGGCACAGCAGAGTCAGCGGCGACGTACAGACTCGCCTGCGCCGTGTTGTACCCGGCCGGAATGACAATGGGAGATGTGATTGCGAATCCCGGTGGCAAGCCTGTAACTTCCAGCTTGACTTCGCTGTCGTGCCCGTCGATCCGATCGGCGGTAAAGGTGAGGTTGCGTCCGCTCCCGGGCGGAATCGTCGGATTGGCGCCGCCAATCGCGATATGGAAATCAGGCTGCGGTCGCCGAATCGTCAAACGATAGGCGTAGCGGTCGCCCCCCATGCCGCGCACATCACTTACTCGAACCAGATATTGCCCGTCGGCGGGCGCCGTGAACGATAATCGGCTATCGCGTCCCAACTGGCGCTGGCCATCGTCGTCGTTGGAGTACGAAAGCGAAAAGACCGGCAGGCCGTTGTTGGCGAGCGGCGTGCCGGGAGGTTGAGGTTGTACGATATAGCAAGCATCGGCGACGGCATGCGCGGTGGCGCTGGTGTCGAAGTAACAAACGCGACTGCCGCCACGTTCATAGAGCAAAAATCCGGAGTCGGGCCCCTGCGGCATGCGGAACAGCCGTGCGACCTCGCCGCCCAGATAGAGATACTCGTTTAGCTCCATCTCTTCCCAATTATCGACCCGCACATCAGCAACCTGGGCGTCGATGCCGCGAAAGTTGATGGCCGATGCCCGCGTGGCTTGCAAAAGCACGCGCGGGATGGGGCGCCCCTCGCTGTCGAGCACCTCGACCCTGGTGTCGATTGGCGAACCGCGCCGCGCCGCGTTGGTTTCGATGATCCATTCTTCTCCGCCCTTGGAATCGAAACGAACCAGATCAACATCCGCCGAGGCGGACGATGTAGCCGCCATGATGCGCCCATTGGCGGTTCCTGGCACAACCAGCGAAGTGGCTTCCGCGGGCTGATTGTTTGGCTCGACCTCCAGCGTCTCGGGGAGTGACTCGACGATCACGCGCAGCGGTTTGCGAAAGCGCTGAGTGGCCGCGTCGAGCGGCACATTCAGCTCACCAGACTTGGCCGCAGGCAGCTTCGCTCGCGCGTCGGCGGCCAGATTCCAGCCAATCAATTCCAATTCGCTTTCGCGATCGGCGGGCACGCCCAAGGGGTAGCATGCGGTCACATACGGCAACGCGCCGATTGTGAGTCGATAGTAGTGCTCTGGCGTGCCAGCCTGTGTCAGGTCGTTGACGCGCAGCACATAGCTGCCCGCTTCTTGAAAGGTGTGCGCGAGCAGCGGATCTTCGCCTTCCTGATAGTCGTTGTTGCTGGCAAGGACGGCGCCGGCGGAATTGGTCAACGTCAACACGCCATTCAGCTTGCTGCCGATCGAGCGCGCCGTCAGTTCGAAGACGATGGTCTGCCCCGCTTCCGCGTGAAAGCGAACAAAATCGCTGTCGCCCGGGTTTTGCAGATCACCCCAGATTCCGACGGGCAGCGCGGTTTCGTCCAGCGAGGCCTTGTCATCAGGTTCTATTGCAACGAGTTGCGGCAAGGTGTCGATGTGCAACTTAACGACGTTGCTCTTGCCCGCCGCGCTCGCCACGTTCAACTCGTGATCGCCCGGTTGCAACTCGCCGGGCAGCGCTGCTTCGACAACCGCCCAGGAACCGGCGAAATCTTGTTCAACAATCTTCGTCGCCAGGGGCGCGGCATCAAGTTCCAATTTCAGTTCGCCCGCCAAGTGCTTGCCCGACAGTCGTAGTCGCGCCGTGGCGCCGCGCTGTGCGCCGCGCGGCGCGAGCACGGCCAGCTCGGGCTTGGGTGGCGGAAGCGGCGCGCCGGTGTCCAAGGCATAGAACCGAAAGCCGCCGTCGGCGCGGGCAACCAAAAGCTGCTTGCTGTCGGGGGAAAATGCGATCGCGGTGGGCCAGTCGGGCTGTGCCTCCAAGGTATGCCTCTCCGTGAGCGTGGCCGCGTCAAACAAGCGCACGGCGCCATCTTCCGCCGCGCTGGCGATCGTGGCGCCGTCGGGCGAAAAGGCCAGTCGCAGAATCGTACGCTGATGCGCGAATTTGGAAACCGTGAGCGGATTGGCGCCCTCCTGGGCCGTGGCGCTAAGCTCCCATACTCGAATGCGAATGTCGGCGCCGCCCGCAATCAGCACTTTGCCATCGGGGCTGAACGCCACCGTGTACTGCTCGCCGAGCGGTTGAGCCAGCGTATCCAGTCGGCTTCGGCTGGCGACGTCCCACAGCTTGATGGTGCGGTCGGCGCTGGCGCTGGCCAGCAATCGGCCTTCGCGCGCGAACGCCAGATCGAACACGGCCCCACTATGCCCCTCCAACGTCGCGACCGATTGGCCAGTGGCGAGATCCCATAGCAGCACCTTCTGGTCGTAGCTGCCGGTCGCCAGCAACTTGCCATCGGGCGACAGCGCCATGGCGTAAAGACTGTCTTTGTGCCCTTTGAGTTTTTGAACCACTTGGTCTGTGGAGCAATCGATCACGGCGACTTCGCCGTAGAGCCCCGGTTCTCCCCCTGCCGCATACAGCCGAGCGCCATCGCGACTGAAGGCCAATGCGGTCACGTTGCCAGCCGGACCAGCAAGTGTTCGCGCCGGCAGGCGAGACTCGGCGGATATCAGCTCGACGCGCGAGTAACGCCCCAGCGCCACCCATTTGCCGTCAGCCGACCACGCCGCCGAGAACACCGCGCTGCGCGCTGGCGCCGTGAGCGGAATCTGAGGGACATTCAAGCTCGGCGCCGGTGAATCATTTGCAGGCCCGATGGCGCCCGCCTCGATCCACCGCTGTAGTACGCCAATCTCCCCCGTGCTGGGCGGTTCGCTTCCCTCTGGCGGCATGGCCGGCTCGGCCTTGCCAGTCAGCACCAATAGCAATTTGCTCTTGGCTGTTTCGCTCGCCACGACGACCGGGCCGTTGTCGCCGCCGTGAGAAAGCGACGCAAATGTCTCCAGCACCAAGCCCCCTTCCTTGTCCGTGCTGTTGTGGCAGCCCGCACAGTACTTGGCGAGGATCGGCGCTACCTGACGCGCAAAGTCTGGAGGCGCGTCGTCCGCGACAACGCGACTCGTTGTGAGCATCGCCGCGATCGCGACGAGTCCAATGGCCAGCCATCGAGGGTTCATGCAAAGCGTCATCAGTGATTAAAGAGAAACTCTTTGCTGCTCAACACGCTCCAGTACAAATCCTCGATCGCCAGCCGACGCTCTTCGGCGGGCGCCGCGTTGAGCTGGGCGACCAGACTCTGCCTTTCGATGTCAGTCGGCGTCCGGCAGAGCGCGGCGAGGTACAGCTCATCGACGATTTGTCCGTGATCGAGACCCGCGGCAAGTTGCTGCGCAATGCGACTATCGGCGGCTTGCAGCCGGGCATTCAGCGAGTCGCCATTGGCGATGTGCAGGGCCTGCACCATGGTTGGCTCAGCCGTGCGTTCGCATTCGCAGGTAGTCACGCGGTCTGGCCGACCAAAGGTCTTCAAGAAATAGTTGGCCACTTTCGAGTCGGGAAGTTGCAAGGCCCGCCAATCGGGTGGGTAGTTCGCGAACTTGCCGGGCGTGCCGGTGACCTGGCCGAAGGCGTCGAGCATTACCTCGGCCATGAGTCGCTTGGGGTAGTATCGGGAGTAGAACTTGCGATCGACCTCGTTCGACTCGACCGGCGCGCTGGCCCGCTGGTAAGTGGCCGATTGCAGGATGAGTCGCATGAGCGCTCGCGTGTCGAAGTGTTGCTCCTTCAAATACTGCGCTAGAGCCTGGTGCAACGGGGCGTTGCTGGCGGGATTGGTGAGTCGCAGGTCGTCGACCGCTTCGACCAGTCCCACGCCAAAGTAATTCGCCCAGATGCGGTTCACGATCGCGCGGCTGAAATAGGGGTTCTCGGGCGAAGTGACCCAATCGGCGAGCACCAGGCGCCGATCACGCGGGTCGTCGGCCGTCATGGGCTCCGCATCGAGAGGGCAGGGGGGCTGCGCCTTGCCTGTGGCGGGCTGAATCAAATCCCCGTCGCTCGACGAAAAAACCATCCGCGCGCCCTCGCCAGCGGCCGACTTGACGCGCACCCGCGCCAGCAGGTTGGCCATGGCGTAATACTGGTCGTTGGTCCATTTTTCGAGCGGATGGTTGTGGCATCGCGCGCAATTGATCGACATGCCGAGAAACGCCACCGAGATCGTCTCGGCGGTGTCGAGCGGTTCTTCGTGCAAGACAAAGAAATTCGCCGCGCCGTTTTCCAAGGTGTTGCCTTGCGCAGTGATCACCTCTCTGGCGAACTGGTCCCAGGGGGCGCCAGCCGCCACGCGATTGCGAATCCAGTTGTGGTACGCCCACATGGCGGGGACGGGCAGCTTCTCAGAACTGACGAGCAACAGGTCCGACCATTTGTAGGTCCAGTAATCGACATATTCCGGGCGCGCCAGCAGCGACTCCACGAGGCGATCTCGCTTGTCCGCAGCGCTGTCGGCCAGAAACGCCCGCGTCTCGTCCGGCGTCGGCAAGACTCCCATCGTGTCGAGAAACGCGCGTCGCAAGAACTCCGCGTCGCTGGCTGGCGGCGACGGCGGAATCCGCAGTTCTGCCAGTTTCTCCAGCACCATGTCGTCGATGAAGTTGCGGCGCGGCGCCGATGCGAAAACGCTCGCGTCAACCGTCGATTCGAATGGCGACGTGATCGAGGCGATCGCCACTTGGCTGCCGAACCAAGCGCTTACCGCCCCCTCGCCATGCCCCATGACGTGGACTAGTCCGGTTTCGTTGACCTCAGCCACCGAAGCGTCGGCGGCGGTGTACTTGGCCCACTGCGTGACGTCTTCGCGACGTCCATCGCTATAGTGCGCCAACGTGATCAATTGCTGCGTCACCCCGGGCCGCAGCAGTGCGCGCTCCGGCAGCAATTCGAGCCGAATCAGCCGGGCATCGCTATCGGCAGGCGCCGGCGCGCCGCTGGCGATCCAGCCGGCCAGCACTTGATAATCGCGCGACTCAACAGCGAAGCGCACTCCGCCGCCGTGCGGAATGGCGCCGGTCGGCTTGGTCAACAGCAGGCTGCGCCCCGGATCGTCCGGCGCAATACGGCGCCCAAACGATTGACGCGTGAGTGTGAAATAGTCGCGCTCCGGATCGTAGGCGCGGAGCGACAACTTGAAGCCATTCTTCCCGGCCGCCGCGCCATGGCAAGCGCCGGAATTGCATCCCCCTTTTGTGAGCACGTTCTCAACATGATTGCGAAAGTTCCATTGAAACGGCTGATCGAACGCGGTCACCTGCACCTGACATGTCGCTGCCAGACCAGCATGTTCGCCCGTTGGCACGCGCGCGGTGATGCGCGCCGATCCATTAGCGCGGGGCAATGCCACACCATCCACGATCTGCAAGATGGCGGGGTTGTCGACCATCAACGTCACCTCGCCATGCGGCGCGCCGAGCGAGCGCCCGGCTCGCTCCCGCAGCACCACCACGGTTTGCCGCGCATGGGGGCCAATCAAGCTGAAGTCGCCCGGCGCGATCACCAGCGAATCGCTTGGCTCCGCTGCCCGCAGGTGTGCGGCCCACGGCATGCAAAAGCACAGCAACAATAAAAGTCGAGCGCGCTCCATGACAGGCGACTTTCCGCGGACAGAATGGCGGATCGGGCTGGGGAGGATCGGCGCGCCAGCTTCCCAAGGCGCGCCCCGGGTGCGAACACAACCCTTATAACAGCGGACGGAACTAAGTGCCACCTGCCGCGGTGGTTCCGCAACCGCTCAGAACAAATCAGCGATGGGCGAGCCGTGATACACGGGATGTGGACGACCAACCGCATCGTGCCATACCGCGCTGGCGTCGATCCCCAGCGTCTTATACATGGTCGCCGCCAACTCTTCGGGCGTGTGCGGCGCGTCGTTGGGCGCGCCCCCCATTCGGTCCGAGGCGCCAATGATTTGTCCGCCGCGCACGCCGCCGCCAGCCATTAGGACGCTCTGCACGCGGCCCCAATGATCGCGCCCCGCTTGGCTGGCGCCGGGGATCGTCGATACTCGCGGTGTTCTTCCAAATTCTCCCGCGACCACCACAAGTGTGGAATCGAGCAGGCCACGATCGTGCAGGTCGTCGAGCAGCGTCGAAACCGCGCGATCCATCGGCGGAAGTAGATAGTTCTTCAAATTAGGAAAGATTCCCTCGTGCGTGTCCCACGTTTCGTTATTGCCTAAGTTCACCTGCACAAAACGCGCTCCCGACTCGACTAGCCGCGCCGCCATGAGGCACGACCAGCCAAACGAGTTGCGGCCATAACGATCTTGGGTCGCGTTATCGGCGCGCGTGACGTCGAACGCTTGCTGAACCTGGCCATGAGTCAATAGCGAGACCGCTTGTGATTGCGCCCGCTCGAACACCGGCAACGCCTGCTGCTCGCGCTGTCGTTCCATGTTGGCTAGCAGCGACAATCGACTGCCGAGTCGCGAAGCGTCTAATCCAGCAGGCAACGCTAGGTTCGGCGCGCGAAAAACCAGTCCCGCGCTGTCTGCCGGACCCGTGCGATGATGAAACAGGTATTCTGGATACGCGCCATAGGTCGCGGCGTTGTACGGCGATGCCTCGATGAACCACGGGTCGCGCCGCGCGCCCATCTCACCCGCGAACTGACCGGGGATGACCCTGCCCGTGCGGTGAATCAAACGTTCGGGCAAGACCACGGCGGGCGGCAACGATTGCGGCGTCGGCAGCACCGCGCCGGCAACGGCGGCGATCGACGGCCAGTCGGTTGGTCGGGGGCTATTCACGTCGAAGGCGGGCGGAATCAAAGCGCGGCCAGTGAGCATGATATGGTGCCCGGCCGAATGATCGTTCGAGGCATGCGTCAGAGATCGGACCAGCGACCAGCGATCGCTGCGCGCGGCCAACATCGGCAGGTGTTCGCATATCATCACTCCAGGCGTGCGGGTGGCGATGGGCTGAAATTCTCCGCGCACGGTGTCTGGCGCCGCGGGCTTGGGGTCGAAGCTTTCGTGCTGCGATAGCCCCCCCGACAGGAAGACGTAAATCACATTGCCGGCCGCAGGCGCGCTAGTATCCGCGCGGCAAGCGCTTGCAGGCAAACTGACCGCGCCAAGCGCCGCCGCGCCCTTTCGCAAGATTTGCCGGCGCGAAGTGGAAGGTTGGCCTTCGATTAGCATGGCGCCGCCCTGAATACACTAGGTCATACGCGATTATGCTGGCCGCCAGACGAAGCGACGGCTGTCAGACTACTGGGCGCCAGCAGCGAATTCAACCAACGGCCAATGAGTGTCCGCTACGGAGAAGCACCGGCGTCCTGCGCCAGGCCTCCTCGCACTTCCAATAGATTGCTTACCTCGAGCACGCCCGGCAAATTGGCGATGAGGCTTTGAGCAAGTTGCTTGCAGTAGAAACTTGGCACACGTCCCCGCAATATCACCACGCCTTCATGTTCGTGGCACACGATGTCGCGGAGCGTCAGATGACCGCTCTGTTCGTACACACTGGCGATGCGCTCAGTAATCGAAAGCACACTGGCGCTGCGGGGGACCGAAGTGCCCGATGTTCGCGGCTTGGTCGACATCTCGCAATCCTCCTTTGAAAGCGATACATCTGTTCGCTCGCAAGATCGCCGCCTGTCTACTTTGGCCGTGGTCGCAACTGACCTGCCCGAGTTGGCCAGTTCGACCCACCAAGTTAGCGACCGTCATTGTTGGATTTGCCGACAGTAATGTCAAACTCAGGCGCCAGCGAATTGTTGACGATCGGTCGTATAATGTCATGGCCGGAGGTTGATGATGGCGCGAGTGACATTGCCAATTGAGGGAATGACCTGCAACTCGTGTGCGGAAACGCTCCGTCGCGCGCTGGCAAAGCTTCCTGGCGTCGCGGAAGTGAGCGTCAGTTTTCCGCAGCGGCGGGCAATGGTGGAGATTGCCGCCGACGGACCCTCGCCCGATGATCTGGCCGCGGCCGTGGCGCAGGCCGGCTACCGAGTGACAGGAGTCGCCGCGCCTCATTTGCCTTTGGTTGAGCTACAGCTCTCGGCGCCAGCGTCGAGCAAAGAGCCAGCGGAGGAGCTTGATCCCGCTTTGTCGAACACGGTGCGTGTCCGCTCGCTTGGCGACACCATCCGAGTTTCCAAACGAAAGCCAGCGCCAAAGGCCCCCACGACGCCAGCGCCAGCAGCGGCCGAAATGACGCTTAACATCGAAGGGATGCATTGTGCCAGTTGCGTGGCGCGTGTGGAAAACGCGCTCGCCAGCGCGCCCGGTGTCGTCAGCGCTCACGTGAATTTGACCACCGAACAGGCTCGCGTCGAGATCGACCCGGCCGCCACGGAGTTATCGACCCTGGTCAAGGCGGTGGAGCGATCGGGCTATCGCGCCAAGTTGGTCGAGACGGGGCAGCCGGCGGTCAATTGGGAACATTCCGACCGCGAGCGCCGCGCTTGGGGCCGACGCGTTGCTGCGGGACTCGCGCTTTTGGCGCCGTTGGTGCTAGCGCATTTTGGAGCCATCTCCAACTTCGCGCATGGCTGGGGGGCATTGGCGCTGGCCACGGTCTTGCAGGCGTATCTGGGATGGCCGTTTTATGTTGGCGCCTGGCGGCGACTCAAACATGCCTCGACCAATATGGATACCCTGGTCGCCATCGGCGCCACCGCGGCCTATGGGGCCGGGGTCGCCACGCTCTTACAGAGGCAGCACGTTACCGGCCAGTCGGGTCAGGGAATGGAATTCATGGACGCGGGGATGATTCTCACGTTCATCACCCTGGGCAAGTATCTCGAAGCGCGCGCCAAAGGCAGAGCGTCGTCGGCCATTCGCAAACTGCTGGATTTGTCGCCGCCTGAAGCGGTCGTGCTTCGTGATGGGCGCCCCACCCACGAGAGCGTGCATAGCGTGGCGGTTGGCGACGTCATATTGGTTCGGCCCGGCGAGAAAGTCCCGCTCGACGCCGAGGTGACCTCCGGCAGTTCGGCGGTGGACCAGTCATGGCTCAGCGGCGAGTCGATTCCGGTCGACAAGCGCCCCGGGGACTCGATCTTCGCGGGGACGATCAATCAACAAGCGGCGCTCACGGCGCGGGTGACACGACTGGCCGACAACACCTCGCTGGCCCAGGTGGTGCGACTGGTGCAGCGAGCGCAAGAATCGAAGGCTGGCGCGCAGCGATTGGCAGATCGAGTGATCGCCTACTTTGTGCCGGCGGTGCTCGTCATCGCGGCCACGACGCTGGTGGCCTGGCTGTCGTTGACCGGCGACGTGGCGCGGGCCGTTAACGCGGCGGTGGCGGTGCTGGTGGTCGCTTGTCCTTGCGCGTTAGGATTGGCGACGCCCACCGCCATTCTCGTAGCCAGCGGCCGAGGCGCGGAGAAGGGGATTCTCATTAAGGACGCGCGGGCCTTGGAGGCGGCGGGAGAACTGACCACGGTGGTGCTCGATAAGACAGGCACTGTCACCGAGGGACGCCCCAAGGTCACTCAGATCGTGCCGCAACCGGGCGTTGCCATTGAGGAAGTCTTGTCGGTGGCGGCGGGCGCCGAACATTTGAGCGAACACCCGCTGGCCGCGCCCATAGTGGCCGAGGCCGAAGCCCGTCATGTGCCGCTGGCTGTCGCGCAGGAAGCGCGGGTGGTGGCCGGCGGGGGGATCTACGCCGCGCTCGATGGCGGCCTGGTGTTTGTGGGCAATGAGCGCTTGATGCGCGAGCATCAGGTCGACTATACCGCGGCGCGCGACGAGTTGGCGCGCCTGCGCGCCAATGGCGAAACACCGCTCCTGGTGGCGCGCGGCGCCAAGCTGCTCGGCATCATCGCGGTGGCCGATCAGGTGGCCCCCCACAGCGCCGAGGCGATTCGATCACTGCACGCGCTGGGGTTGTCGGTGCGACTGTTGACCGGCGACCATCGTCTGGCCGCCGAGGCGGTGGCGCGGGCCGTCGGCATCGATAAGGTATCGGCCGAAGTCTTGCCGCAAGACAAAGAGAAAGAAGTGCGGCGACTGCGTGAGCGCGGCGAGGTGGTCGCCATGGTCGGC
This window harbors:
- a CDS encoding pre-peptidase C-terminal domain-containing protein, which gives rise to MNPRWLAIGLVAIAAMLTTSRVVADDAPPDFARQVAPILAKYCAGCHNSTDKEGGLVLETFASLSHGGDNGPVVVASETAKSKLLLVLTGKAEPAMPPEGSEPPSTGEIGVLQRWIEAGAIGPANDSPAPSLNVPQIPLTAPARSAVFSAAWSADGKWVALGRYSRVELISAESRLPARTLAGPAGNVTALAFSRDGARLYAAGGEPGLYGEVAVIDCSTDQVVQKLKGHKDSLYAMALSPDGKLLATGSYDQKVLLWDLATGQSVATLEGHSGAVFDLAFAREGRLLASASADRTIKLWDVASRSRLDTLAQPLGEQYTVAFSPDGKVLIAGGADIRIRVWELSATAQEGANPLTVSKFAHQRTILRLAFSPDGATIASAAEDGAVRLFDAATLTERHTLEAQPDWPTAIAFSPDSKQLLVARADGGFRFYALDTGAPLPPPKPELAVLAPRGAQRGATARLRLSGKHLAGELKLELDAAPLATKIVEQDFAGSWAVVEAALPGELQPGDHELNVASAAGKSNVVKLHIDTLPQLVAIEPDDKASLDETALPVGIWGDLQNPGDSDFVRFHAEAGQTIVFELTARSIGSKLNGVLTLTNSAGAVLASNNDYQEGEDPLLAHTFQEAGSYVLRVNDLTQAGTPEHYYRLTIGALPYVTACYPLGVPADRESELELIGWNLAADARAKLPAAKSGELNVPLDAATQRFRKPLRVIVESLPETLEVEPNNQPAEATSLVVPGTANGRIMAATSSASADVDLVRFDSKGGEEWIIETNAARRGSPIDTRVEVLDSEGRPIPRVLLQATRASAINFRGIDAQVADVRVDNWEEMELNEYLYLGGEVARLFRMPQGPDSGFLLYERGGSRVCYFDTSATAHAVADACYIVQPQPPGTPLANNGLPVFSLSYSNDDDGQRQLGRDSRLSFTAPADGQYLVRVSDVRGMGGDRYAYRLTIRRPQPDFHIAIGGANPTIPPGSGRNLTFTADRIDGHDSEVKLEVTGLPPGFAITSPIVIPAGYNTAQASLYVAADSAVPTADNAKASRVTATSIVQGSLVTREVGGLGELKLGGKPSVTVRIEPAEIQLAPGGSVVAKLKIERSGFAGRVELDAENLPHGVIIDNIGLNGVLIPEGQTEREIFLTAREWVGETTRPFHVVTLEPGGEASPPAMLLVRKAAAVARAADAMTPPTQE
- a CDS encoding DUF1553 domain-containing protein, whose protein sequence is MERARLLLLLCFCMPWAAHLRAAEPSDSLVIAPGDFSLIGPHARQTVVVLRERAGRSLGAPHGEVTLMVDNPAILQIVDGVALPRANGSARITARVPTGEHAGLAATCQVQVTAFDQPFQWNFRNHVENVLTKGGCNSGACHGAAAGKNGFKLSLRAYDPERDYFTLTRQSFGRRIAPDDPGRSLLLTKPTGAIPHGGGVRFAVESRDYQVLAGWIASGAPAPADSDARLIRLELLPERALLRPGVTQQLITLAHYSDGRREDVTQWAKYTAADASVAEVNETGLVHVMGHGEGAVSAWFGSQVAIASITSPFESTVDASVFASAPRRNFIDDMVLEKLAELRIPPSPPASDAEFLRRAFLDTMGVLPTPDETRAFLADSAADKRDRLVESLLARPEYVDYWTYKWSDLLLVSSEKLPVPAMWAYHNWIRNRVAAGAPWDQFAREVITAQGNTLENGAANFFVLHEEPLDTAETISVAFLGMSINCARCHNHPLEKWTNDQYYAMANLLARVRVKSAAGEGARMVFSSSDGDLIQPATGKAQPPCPLDAEPMTADDPRDRRLVLADWVTSPENPYFSRAIVNRIWANYFGVGLVEAVDDLRLTNPASNAPLHQALAQYLKEQHFDTRALMRLILQSATYQRASAPVESNEVDRKFYSRYYPKRLMAEVMLDAFGQVTGTPGKFANYPPDWRALQLPDSKVANYFLKTFGRPDRVTTCECERTAEPTMVQALHIANGDSLNARLQAADSRIAQQLAAGLDHGQIVDELYLAALCRTPTDIERQSLVAQLNAAPAEERRLAIEDLYWSVLSSKEFLFNH
- a CDS encoding DUF1501 domain-containing protein; translation: MLIEGQPSTSRRQILRKGAAALGAVSLPASACRADTSAPAAGNVIYVFLSGGLSQHESFDPKPAAPDTVRGEFQPIATRTPGVMICEHLPMLAARSDRWSLVRSLTHASNDHSAGHHIMLTGRALIPPAFDVNSPRPTDWPSIAAVAGAVLPTPQSLPPAVVLPERLIHRTGRVIPGQFAGEMGARRDPWFIEASPYNAATYGAYPEYLFHHRTGPADSAGLVFRAPNLALPAGLDASRLGSRLSLLANMERQREQQALPVFERAQSQAVSLLTHGQVQQAFDVTRADNATQDRYGRNSFGWSCLMAARLVESGARFVQVNLGNNETWDTHEGIFPNLKNYLLPPMDRAVSTLLDDLHDRGLLDSTLVVVAGEFGRTPRVSTIPGASQAGRDHWGRVQSVLMAGGGVRGGQIIGASDRMGGAPNDAPHTPEELAATMYKTLGIDASAVWHDAVGRPHPVYHGSPIADLF
- a CDS encoding BON domain-containing protein; this encodes MSTKPRTSGTSVPRSASVLSITERIASVYEQSGHLTLRDIVCHEHEGVVILRGRVPSFYCKQLAQSLIANLPGVLEVSNLLEVRGGLAQDAGASP
- the hemB gene encoding porphobilinogen synthase, with the translated sequence MNDASFPGPVGQAASPHFPTTRMRRLRQNPQLRALARDVNIEPGQLILPLFVRDQLAQRQPIASMPPHAQLALDDLAAEAAEAVRLGLGGVILFGIPEHKDATGSDAVSDQGIVQRAVRAVKQAAPQLLVISDICFCEYTQHGHCGLVNDRMGRVDVENDSTLELLGRQAVTHAKAGVDLVAPSGMMDGMVGAIRGALDTAGYDHLPIMSYAAKYASAFYGPFREAADSAPQFGDRRGYQMDPAAGAGQALREVALDLAEGADLVMVKPALAYLDIIRQVADAFPGVPLAAYNVSGEYSMIKAAAQNGWIDEQAAALESLIAIRRAGASVILTYWAKQVAGWLAT